One genomic window of Halolamina sediminis includes the following:
- a CDS encoding 50S ribosomal protein L15e, protein MARSFYSHIKDAWKQPGDGKLAELQWQRKQEWREEGAIERIERPTRLDKARELGYKAKQGIVVVRIAVRKGGARKRRHKAGRRSKRQGVNRLGRRTSIQRIAEERATRKYPNLRVMNSYWVGEDGSQKWFEAILVDPEHAAIQNDDDLNWICDDSQTGRAFRGLTNAGKSNRGLRTRGKGAEKVRPSVASGDRGGK, encoded by the coding sequence ATGGCACGAAGTTTCTACTCCCACATCAAGGACGCGTGGAAGCAGCCCGGCGACGGCAAGCTCGCCGAGCTGCAGTGGCAGCGAAAACAGGAGTGGCGCGAGGAAGGCGCCATCGAGCGCATCGAGCGCCCGACCCGACTGGACAAGGCCCGCGAACTCGGCTACAAGGCCAAGCAGGGTATCGTCGTCGTCCGCATCGCCGTCCGCAAGGGCGGCGCGCGCAAGCGCCGACACAAGGCCGGCCGTCGTTCGAAGCGCCAGGGCGTCAACCGCCTCGGCCGCCGGACCTCGATCCAGCGGATCGCCGAGGAGCGCGCGACCCGGAAGTACCCGAACCTCCGCGTGATGAACTCCTACTGGGTCGGTGAGGACGGCTCCCAGAAGTGGTTCGAGGCGATCCTCGTGGACCCCGAACACGCCGCGATCCAGAACGACGACGACCTCAACTGGATCTGCGACGACTCCCAGACCGGCCGCGCGTTCCGCGGCCTCACCAACGCCGGCAAGTCCAACCGCGGGCTGCGCACCCGAGGCAAGGGTGCGGAGAAGGTCCGACCGAGCGTGGCGTCGGGCGACCGCGGCGGGAAGTAA
- the prf1 gene encoding peptide chain release factor aRF-1 — translation MSTDAEATSEDRRKYEFRKVLEELEEFEGSGTQLVTIYIPEDRQISDVVAHVTQEHSEAANIKSKQTRTNVQDALTSIKDRLRYYDTYPPENGMVIFSGAIDAGGGQTEMITRTLESPPDPVESFRYHCDSDFLIEPLEHMMADSGLFGLIVLDRREANVGWLKGKRVEPVKSASSLVPGKQRKGGQSAQRFARLRLEAIDNFYQEVAEMADDLMVPKRHELDGILVGGPSPTKDEFLDGDYLHHELQDKVLGKFDIAYTDESGLYDLVDAGQEALADQELVEDKEQMEEFFENLHTGGEATYGLGPTRENLIMGSVDRLLLSEDLTEDVVVYECPNGHTEYETVERRHNTTDHECSECGEAAEVQEREDVVDHLMEIADQRGTETKFISTDFEKGEQLLNAFGGIAGILRYETGV, via the coding sequence ATGAGTACCGACGCAGAAGCGACCAGCGAGGACCGGCGGAAGTACGAGTTCCGCAAGGTGCTCGAGGAGCTGGAGGAGTTCGAGGGATCAGGAACGCAGCTCGTCACCATCTACATTCCCGAGGACCGCCAGATCTCCGACGTGGTCGCTCACGTGACCCAGGAGCACTCCGAGGCGGCCAACATCAAGTCCAAGCAGACACGGACGAACGTGCAGGACGCCCTCACGTCGATCAAGGACCGGCTGCGCTACTACGACACCTACCCGCCGGAGAACGGGATGGTGATCTTCTCGGGCGCGATCGACGCCGGCGGCGGCCAGACCGAGATGATCACCCGGACGCTGGAGTCGCCGCCGGACCCCGTCGAGTCGTTCCGCTACCACTGTGACTCGGACTTCCTGATCGAGCCGCTGGAGCACATGATGGCCGACTCCGGCCTGTTCGGCCTGATCGTGCTCGACCGGCGGGAGGCCAACGTCGGCTGGCTCAAAGGCAAGCGCGTCGAGCCAGTCAAGTCGGCGTCCTCGCTGGTCCCGGGCAAGCAGCGCAAAGGTGGTCAGTCCGCCCAGCGTTTCGCCCGACTGCGACTGGAGGCTATCGACAACTTCTATCAGGAGGTCGCGGAGATGGCCGACGACCTGATGGTTCCCAAACGGCACGAGCTCGACGGGATCCTCGTCGGGGGTCCGTCGCCGACGAAAGACGAGTTCCTCGACGGCGACTACCTCCACCACGAGCTGCAGGACAAGGTGCTCGGGAAGTTCGACATCGCCTACACCGACGAGTCCGGGCTCTACGACCTCGTCGACGCCGGGCAGGAGGCGCTGGCCGATCAGGAGCTCGTCGAGGACAAAGAGCAGATGGAGGAGTTCTTCGAGAACCTCCACACCGGCGGCGAAGCGACCTACGGCCTCGGGCCGACCCGGGAGAACCTCATCATGGGCTCGGTCGACCGCCTGCTGCTCTCGGAAGATCTCACCGAGGACGTGGTGGTGTACGAGTGTCCCAACGGGCACACCGAGTACGAGACCGTCGAGCGCCGGCACAACACGACCGACCACGAGTGCTCGGAGTGCGGCGAGGCCGCGGAAGTGCAGGAGCGGGAGGACGTGGTCGATCACCTGATGGAGATCGCCGACCAGCGCGGCACCGAAACGAAGTTCATCAGTACCGACTTCGAGAAGGGCGAACAGCTGCTCAACGCCTTCGGCGGGATCGCGGGCATCCTGCGGTACGAGACGGGCGTCTAA
- the argS gene encoding arginine--tRNA ligase, with product MFIEFRSAVEDAVAAALAARDLPTDDLGIEEPPADVDAVLASSVAFRLASEVGAPPPAVAAEVAAEIDPDEYEYVGEITTQGPYLNFAPDESYYEDTLAAAGDEAYGQRPPTGESVVVEHTSANPTGPVHVGRARNPIIGDAIANALDYAGYDVERHYYVNDAGRQVAVFTWAYETFDESELPEPEREKPDYELVRYYRKGNSYLEEADEAATAAAEEEIESIMQGLEDGDDETYERVSEVVDTVLEGMTQTLSRLPAEFDEFVKETRFMRSGATDDVVERLQALEEAEYEEEAWQLDLSAHGIDKNFVFLRSDGTTLYTTRDLAHHEWKFENYDRAVTVVGEDHKLTFSQLRETLELLDHDTDQLDQVFFSWVNLPGGEGMSTREGTGVDLDDLLDEAVARAREEVEDRMDDRIREDELGEEDVERIARQVGIGAVRYDIVAKQPSKAITFEWERALDFEAQSAPYVQYVHARCRGILDGESVPAAVDGDLLDTPEERDLLRTIARFPAVVEGAAEDLEPHRVATYTRTFAERFNAFYRECPVLEAESEELRDARLALVAAAAHTVGNALDVLGVAAPESM from the coding sequence ATGTTCATCGAGTTCCGGTCGGCGGTCGAGGACGCGGTCGCGGCCGCGCTGGCCGCGCGCGACCTGCCGACCGACGACCTCGGGATCGAGGAGCCGCCGGCGGACGTCGACGCGGTGCTCGCCTCCAGCGTCGCGTTCCGGCTCGCGAGCGAGGTGGGCGCGCCGCCGCCGGCGGTCGCCGCCGAGGTGGCCGCGGAGATCGACCCCGACGAGTACGAGTACGTCGGCGAGATCACGACGCAGGGGCCGTACCTCAACTTCGCGCCGGACGAGTCGTACTACGAGGACACGCTCGCCGCCGCCGGCGACGAGGCGTACGGCCAGCGCCCGCCGACGGGCGAGTCGGTCGTCGTCGAACACACCTCCGCGAACCCGACCGGCCCGGTCCACGTCGGCCGCGCGCGCAACCCCATCATCGGCGACGCGATCGCGAACGCGCTCGACTACGCCGGCTACGACGTCGAACGACACTACTACGTCAACGACGCCGGCCGGCAGGTCGCGGTGTTCACGTGGGCGTACGAGACGTTCGACGAGAGCGAGCTGCCCGAACCCGAACGCGAGAAGCCCGACTACGAGCTCGTCCGCTACTACCGGAAGGGGAACAGCTACCTCGAGGAAGCGGACGAGGCCGCCACGGCGGCCGCCGAGGAGGAGATCGAGTCCATCATGCAGGGGCTCGAGGACGGCGACGACGAGACGTACGAGCGCGTGAGCGAGGTGGTCGACACGGTGCTCGAGGGGATGACCCAGACGCTCTCGCGGCTGCCCGCCGAGTTCGACGAGTTCGTCAAGGAGACGCGGTTCATGCGCTCCGGCGCCACCGACGACGTGGTCGAACGCCTGCAGGCGCTCGAGGAGGCGGAGTACGAGGAGGAGGCGTGGCAGCTCGACCTCTCCGCGCACGGCATCGACAAGAACTTCGTGTTCCTGCGCTCGGACGGGACGACGCTGTACACCACCCGCGACCTCGCCCACCACGAGTGGAAGTTCGAGAACTACGACCGGGCAGTCACCGTCGTCGGCGAGGACCACAAGCTCACGTTCTCTCAGCTCCGCGAGACGCTCGAACTGCTCGATCACGACACCGACCAGCTGGATCAGGTGTTCTTCTCGTGGGTGAACCTCCCCGGCGGCGAGGGGATGAGCACCCGCGAGGGGACAGGGGTCGATCTCGATGACCTGCTGGACGAGGCCGTCGCCCGCGCCCGCGAGGAGGTCGAGGACCGCATGGACGACCGCATCCGCGAGGACGAACTCGGTGAGGAGGACGTCGAGCGCATCGCCCGACAGGTCGGAATCGGCGCCGTCCGCTACGACATCGTCGCCAAGCAGCCGAGCAAGGCGATCACCTTCGAGTGGGAGCGCGCGCTCGACTTCGAGGCGCAGTCGGCGCCGTACGTCCAGTACGTCCACGCGCGCTGTCGCGGGATCCTCGACGGCGAGTCGGTTCCCGCCGCCGTCGACGGCGACCTGCTCGACACGCCCGAGGAGCGCGACCTCCTCCGGACGATCGCCCGGTTCCCCGCCGTGGTCGAGGGCGCCGCCGAGGATCTCGAACCGCACCGCGTCGCCACCTACACTCGGACGTTCGCCGAGCGGTTCAACGCGTTCTACCGGGAGTGTCCGGTGCTCGAAGCCGAGAGCGAGGAACTGCGGGACGCGCGGCTGGCACTCGTGGCTGCGGCCGCCCACACGGTCGGGAACGCGCTCGACGTGCTCGGCGTCGCCGCGCCGGAGTCGATGTAA
- a CDS encoding DUF120 domain-containing protein, with translation MQETTAGVDAAEVAALKEIALSGGVDGERKVSCAALGERLDASSQTASRRLQRLESANLIEREVVADGQWISLTADGQSRLRGEYADYRRLFEDDAALTLSGTVTAGAGEGRHYISLSGYKRQFEERLGYEPYPGTLNVDLDEQSTRNRSELTAVEGVRIDEWEDEERTYGAATCYPARLDADAGSVEPVHVIVPDRTHHDEDQIELIAPEMLRDELGLADGDGVAVEIESA, from the coding sequence ATGCAAGAGACGACTGCGGGGGTCGACGCCGCCGAGGTGGCGGCGCTGAAGGAGATCGCGCTGTCCGGCGGCGTCGACGGCGAGCGGAAGGTGTCGTGTGCGGCGTTGGGCGAGCGCCTCGACGCGTCGAGTCAGACCGCTTCGCGGCGGCTCCAGCGGCTGGAGTCGGCGAACCTGATCGAGCGGGAGGTCGTCGCGGACGGGCAGTGGATCTCGCTCACCGCCGACGGGCAGTCCCGGCTCCGCGGGGAGTACGCTGACTACCGCCGGCTGTTCGAGGACGACGCCGCACTGACGCTTTCGGGGACGGTAACCGCCGGCGCCGGCGAGGGACGACACTACATCTCGCTGTCGGGGTACAAGCGCCAGTTCGAGGAGCGACTCGGCTACGAGCCGTATCCGGGCACGCTCAACGTCGACCTCGACGAGCAGAGCACCCGGAACCGGAGCGAGCTCACGGCCGTCGAGGGCGTCCGCATCGACGAGTGGGAGGACGAGGAGCGCACGTACGGCGCCGCGACCTGCTACCCCGCGCGGCTGGACGCCGACGCCGGTAGCGTCGAGCCGGTCCACGTGATCGTCCCCGACCGCACCCACCACGACGAGGATCAGATCGAGCTCATCGCCCCCGAGATGCTCCGCGACGAGCTCGGGCTGGCCGACGGCGACGGGGTCGCCGTGGAGATCGAGTCGGCATGA
- the ribB gene encoding 3,4-dihydroxy-2-butanone-4-phosphate synthase, with the protein MSSTTDTVDSVAAARAAFARGEPVLVHDAADREGEVDIVYPAQAVDAEAVRRLRNDAGGLICVAITDAVAEAWGLPFLADALDHPATEAAHLDYDDRSSFSLPVNHRETFTGITDDDRALTIGELGAAADDAAAGAFDADDFADSFRSPGHVTLLRGAPELLADRQGHTELGLALAAAADREPAVVVCEMLDGETGAARTPADARAYAEREGLTYVEGRDLLARLD; encoded by the coding sequence ATGAGTTCGACGACCGACACCGTCGACAGCGTGGCGGCCGCGCGGGCCGCCTTCGCTCGCGGGGAGCCAGTGCTCGTCCACGACGCCGCCGACCGCGAGGGCGAGGTGGACATCGTCTACCCCGCGCAGGCGGTCGACGCCGAGGCGGTCCGCCGGCTGCGAAACGACGCCGGCGGGCTGATCTGTGTCGCGATCACCGACGCGGTCGCCGAGGCGTGGGGGCTGCCGTTCCTCGCGGACGCGCTCGACCACCCCGCCACCGAGGCGGCCCATCTGGACTACGACGACCGCTCGTCGTTCTCGCTCCCGGTGAACCACCGCGAGACGTTCACGGGGATCACCGACGACGACCGCGCGCTGACGATCGGCGAACTGGGCGCGGCCGCCGACGACGCGGCGGCGGGGGCGTTCGACGCCGACGACTTCGCCGACTCGTTCCGCTCGCCCGGTCACGTCACGCTGCTGCGTGGCGCACCGGAACTGCTCGCGGACCGGCAGGGCCACACCGAACTCGGCCTCGCGCTCGCCGCGGCCGCGGACCGCGAGCCCGCGGTGGTGGTGTGTGAGATGCTCGACGGCGAGACCGGGGCTGCGCGCACCCCTGCCGACGCACGCGCTTACGCCGAGCGCGAGGGGCTGACGTACGTCGAGGGGCGGGACCTGCTGGCCCGGCTGGACTGA
- a CDS encoding branched-chain amino acid transaminase, with protein sequence MSAFEEMEEDGTIWMNGEYVDWEDATVHVLSHAMHYGTGIFEGVRAYDTEEGTAIFRWEEHLDRFYNSAKPYDMEIDFSREELTEATLEVIRRNDLDSAYVRPLAYYGYDSLGVSPGDCPTDVSVAAWPWGAYLGQEALENGIKVEVSSWRKHASSQVPTNAKTTGLYVNSMLAGEEARRHGAEEAIVLNKEGNVAEGPGENIFLVRDDELYTPGLSESILDGITRDTVITLAEERGYEVHDNVSISRGELHTADELFFSGSAAEVTPIRQVDNIEIGEGGRGPVTEELQSAFFDLVERRTDDHEEWFTYV encoded by the coding sequence ATGAGTGCCTTCGAGGAGATGGAGGAGGACGGAACGATCTGGATGAACGGTGAGTACGTCGATTGGGAGGACGCCACGGTTCACGTGCTGAGCCACGCGATGCACTACGGCACGGGGATCTTCGAGGGCGTCCGCGCGTACGACACCGAGGAGGGGACCGCTATCTTCCGCTGGGAGGAACACCTCGACCGGTTCTACAACTCCGCGAAGCCCTACGACATGGAGATCGATTTCTCCCGGGAGGAGCTCACCGAGGCGACGCTCGAAGTCATCCGGCGCAACGACCTCGACTCCGCGTACGTCCGGCCGCTCGCGTACTACGGCTACGATTCGCTGGGCGTCTCGCCCGGCGACTGCCCGACCGACGTGAGCGTCGCCGCATGGCCGTGGGGCGCCTACCTCGGCCAGGAGGCGCTCGAGAACGGCATCAAGGTGGAGGTCTCTTCCTGGCGCAAGCACGCCTCCAGCCAGGTCCCGACCAACGCGAAGACGACCGGGCTGTACGTCAACAGCATGCTGGCCGGCGAGGAGGCCCGTCGCCACGGCGCCGAAGAGGCGATCGTCCTGAACAAGGAGGGCAACGTCGCCGAGGGGCCGGGGGAGAACATCTTCCTCGTACGCGACGACGAGCTGTACACGCCCGGCCTGAGCGAGTCGATCCTCGACGGCATCACCCGGGATACGGTGATTACGCTGGCCGAGGAGCGCGGCTACGAGGTCCACGACAACGTGAGCATCTCCCGCGGCGAGCTGCACACGGCCGACGAGCTGTTCTTCAGCGGCTCGGCTGCCGAGGTGACGCCGATCCGGCAGGTCGACAACATCGAGATCGGTGAGGGCGGCCGCGGCCCGGTGACCGAGGAGCTCCAGAGCGCCTTTTTCGATCTGGTCGAGCGCCGCACCGACGACCACGAGGAGTGGTTCACGTACGTCTAG
- a CDS encoding DUF6276 family protein produces MSCPACDAPVVAFATPAALREHAPAAESAICSVCLRTVAASEAGMADAPAPENADFSAIHESFPTGEGGVAFALALGKLDSLALERAAIEELCEAAERAGVDVRLALERLAEVDELDPPFDIGRRSQQLASFR; encoded by the coding sequence GTGTCCTGTCCGGCGTGTGACGCTCCCGTCGTCGCTTTCGCCACCCCGGCGGCGCTCCGGGAGCACGCACCGGCGGCCGAGAGCGCGATCTGTTCTGTCTGTCTGCGGACCGTCGCCGCCAGCGAGGCCGGCATGGCCGACGCCCCCGCCCCGGAGAACGCCGACTTCTCGGCGATCCACGAGTCGTTCCCGACCGGAGAGGGCGGCGTCGCGTTCGCGCTCGCGCTGGGGAAGCTCGACTCGCTGGCGCTGGAGCGCGCGGCGATCGAAGAGCTGTGTGAGGCGGCCGAGCGGGCCGGCGTCGACGTTCGGCTGGCGCTGGAACGGCTGGCGGAGGTCGACGAGCTCGATCCGCCGTTCGATATCGGCCGGCGGAGCCAGCAGTTGGCGTCGTTCCGGTAG
- a CDS encoding V-type ATP synthase subunit D yields the protein MAEDVKPTRKNLMAIEDRIELSERGHDTLEQKRDGLIMEFMDILDQAQDIRSDLEADYQDAQATLDMTRAMEGDVAVRGAAAALKEHPEITTQSKNIMGVVVPQIEASKVRKPIDERGYGLIGSSARIDETAEAYEELIDSIILAAEVETAMKKMLEEIETTKRRVNALEFKLLPELYENQEYIEQKLEEQEREEIFRLKKIKAKKEEEEDEAEIEADEREGATTASPKAD from the coding sequence ATGGCCGAGGACGTCAAACCGACCCGGAAGAACCTCATGGCGATCGAGGATCGCATCGAACTCTCCGAGCGGGGTCACGATACGCTGGAGCAGAAGCGTGACGGCCTCATCATGGAGTTCATGGACATCCTGGATCAGGCCCAGGACATCCGGAGCGACCTCGAGGCCGACTACCAAGACGCCCAGGCGACGCTCGACATGACGCGGGCGATGGAGGGCGACGTGGCGGTCCGCGGCGCCGCCGCCGCGCTGAAGGAGCACCCCGAGATCACGACCCAGTCGAAGAACATCATGGGCGTCGTGGTGCCCCAGATCGAGGCCTCGAAAGTTCGGAAGCCGATCGACGAGCGCGGCTACGGGCTGATCGGCTCCTCGGCGCGCATCGACGAGACCGCCGAGGCGTACGAGGAGCTCATCGACTCGATCATCCTCGCGGCCGAGGTCGAGACGGCGATGAAGAAGATGCTCGAAGAGATCGAGACTACCAAGCGCCGCGTGAACGCCCTAGAGTTCAAGCTCCTGCCCGAGCTGTACGAGAACCAAGAGTACATCGAGCAGAAGCTCGAGGAGCAGGAGCGCGAGGAGATCTTCCGACTCAAGAAGATCAAGGCCAAGAAGGAAGAGGAGGAGGACGAGGCCGAAATCGAGGCCGACGAGCGCGAGGGCGCGACGACCGCGTCCCCGAAAGCCGACTGA
- a CDS encoding KH domain-containing protein, whose protein sequence is MQHVTVPQDRIGVLIGSGGETMREIEERAGVRLDIDSEDGSVGIETVGDPIDAMAAPDIVKAIGRGFKPETALGLLESDLRRLDLIDLTEQTRNDNDLQRQKGRLIGEDGRTRELMEQLTGANVVIYGSTLGIIGEPEEIDAVRRAAGMILDGAPHGAVYSFLERKHNEMQQGWNVREGT, encoded by the coding sequence ATGCAACACGTAACGGTCCCACAGGACCGCATCGGCGTCCTCATCGGCTCTGGGGGTGAGACGATGCGGGAGATCGAGGAGCGCGCCGGCGTTCGCCTCGACATCGACTCCGAGGACGGGTCGGTGGGCATCGAGACGGTCGGCGATCCCATCGACGCGATGGCCGCGCCCGACATCGTGAAGGCGATCGGCCGCGGGTTCAAGCCCGAGACGGCGCTGGGACTGCTGGAGAGCGATCTGCGACGGCTCGACCTGATCGATCTCACCGAACAGACCCGAAACGACAACGACCTGCAGCGACAGAAAGGTCGACTCATCGGCGAGGACGGCCGGACCCGGGAGCTGATGGAACAGCTCACCGGCGCGAACGTGGTGATCTACGGCTCGACGCTGGGAATCATCGGCGAGCCCGAGGAGATCGACGCCGTCCGGCGCGCGGCCGGGATGATCCTCGACGGCGCGCCCCACGGTGCCGTCTACTCGTTCCTCGAACGCAAGCACAACGAGATGCAGCAGGGCTGGAACGTCCGCGAAGGGACCTGA
- the rio1 gene encoding serine/threonine-protein kinase Rio1: protein MSEDYGFVDEEMAEPGDEFEEIELADTEADSTARRQDREFDEFRKRLKNVERLKVEQGAFDDATLGALYKLVQDGHVGAFGGPLSTGKEANVYEARGEAGDVAVKIYRINASDFRQMREYLEGDPRFEGLEDNKKATVLAWTRKEFANLKRAEKAGVRVPEPIAVQRNVLVMELVGQADERRAPRLAEVDVENPQQAYEVVREYMRRLYSAGLVHGDLSEYNMIVHEGELVIIDMGQAVTVHHPNSGEFLERDCENVAAFFSRQGLEVTGDELEAYVTEADADPAGEPDGAA from the coding sequence ATGAGCGAGGACTACGGCTTCGTCGACGAGGAGATGGCGGAGCCCGGCGACGAGTTCGAGGAGATCGAGCTCGCCGACACCGAAGCGGACAGCACCGCCCGACGCCAGGACCGGGAGTTCGACGAGTTCCGGAAGCGGCTGAAGAACGTCGAACGCCTCAAAGTCGAGCAGGGCGCCTTCGACGACGCCACGCTGGGCGCGCTGTACAAGCTAGTGCAGGACGGCCACGTCGGCGCCTTCGGCGGCCCGCTGTCGACGGGGAAGGAGGCCAACGTCTACGAGGCCCGGGGGGAGGCGGGCGACGTGGCGGTCAAGATCTACCGGATCAACGCCTCGGACTTCCGCCAGATGCGGGAGTACCTCGAGGGCGACCCGCGGTTCGAGGGGCTGGAGGACAACAAGAAGGCGACGGTGCTGGCGTGGACCCGCAAGGAGTTCGCGAACCTCAAGCGCGCCGAGAAGGCCGGCGTTCGCGTGCCCGAACCGATCGCCGTCCAGCGGAACGTGCTCGTGATGGAGCTGGTCGGGCAGGCCGACGAGCGCCGCGCCCCGCGGCTGGCAGAGGTCGACGTGGAGAACCCCCAGCAGGCCTACGAGGTGGTGCGGGAGTACATGCGCCGGCTCTACAGCGCCGGCCTCGTCCACGGCGACCTCTCGGAGTACAACATGATCGTCCACGAGGGCGAACTGGTGATCATCGACATGGGGCAGGCCGTCACCGTCCACCACCCGAACTCGGGGGAGTTCCTCGAACGCGACTGTGAGAACGTCGCCGCCTTCTTCTCGCGGCAGGGGCTCGAGGTGACGGGCGACGAGCTGGAGGCGTACGTCACCGAGGCCGACGCGGACCCGGCGGGCGAGCCCGACGGAGCCGCGTGA
- the eif1A gene encoding translation initiation factor eIF-1A, with amino-acid sequence MSNDDLPEGIRAPEDDELFAEVVEMLGANRVTVRCADGEERTARIPGRMRKRDWIREDDLVLVSPWDWQDEKADIEHRYENREAEQLREGGYVTETDV; translated from the coding sequence ATGAGCAACGACGACCTCCCCGAGGGGATCCGGGCCCCCGAGGACGACGAGCTGTTCGCCGAGGTAGTCGAGATGCTCGGCGCGAATCGGGTGACCGTCCGGTGTGCCGACGGGGAAGAACGCACCGCCCGCATCCCCGGCCGGATGCGCAAGCGCGACTGGATCCGTGAGGACGACCTCGTGCTCGTGAGCCCGTGGGACTGGCAGGACGAGAAAGCCGACATCGAGCACCGTTACGAGAACCGCGAGGCCGAACAGCTCCGCGAGGGCGGGTACGTCACGGAAACGGACGTCTGA
- a CDS encoding DUF7470 family protein, producing the protein MYDRLGIGGIAGVVLVIAGIALVAWQAPIVAAGLAFVLAGLGLVVRALVGNVMRQFGMA; encoded by the coding sequence ATGTACGACCGACTCGGTATCGGCGGTATCGCCGGCGTCGTCCTCGTCATCGCCGGGATCGCGCTCGTCGCGTGGCAGGCGCCGATCGTCGCCGCCGGCCTCGCGTTCGTCCTCGCGGGGCTGGGGCTAGTGGTCCGGGCGCTCGTCGGGAACGTGATGCGGCAGTTCGGGATGGCCTGA
- a CDS encoding tyrosine--tRNA ligase, with the protein MDAHDLITRNAAEVVTEAEVEELAADPEGKRAYVGYEPSGVLHIGHMLGANKLIDLQEAGMEVVILLADVHAYLNGKGTFEEIRDTAERMQEQFVAYGLDEEQTEFRLGSEFQFDEEYVLDLHAIELETTLSRAERAMSEIGSGDSVTVSQAVYPLMQALDIEYLDIDLAVGGMEQRKVHMLARDTLPSIDYEAPTCLHTPLISELSTGIGKMSNSTGVSISLEDSREDIEEKVNGAFCPAGEVDPEPTDEGEERNNPVLEIFEYHVFPRFDEVVVERPEEYGGDLEYDSYEELEADFASGELHPADAKPTLAEYLDRLIEPGRAKLREQRS; encoded by the coding sequence ACCCGCAACGCCGCGGAGGTCGTCACCGAGGCGGAGGTCGAGGAGCTGGCAGCCGACCCCGAAGGCAAGCGCGCGTACGTCGGCTACGAGCCCTCGGGCGTGCTCCACATCGGGCACATGCTCGGCGCGAACAAGCTGATCGACCTACAGGAGGCGGGGATGGAGGTCGTGATCCTGCTCGCGGACGTGCACGCCTACCTCAACGGAAAGGGGACGTTCGAAGAGATCCGAGACACCGCAGAGCGGATGCAGGAGCAGTTCGTCGCCTACGGGCTCGACGAGGAGCAGACGGAGTTCCGACTGGGCTCGGAGTTCCAGTTTGACGAGGAGTACGTGCTCGACCTCCACGCGATCGAACTGGAGACGACCCTCTCCCGGGCGGAGCGCGCGATGAGTGAGATCGGTTCGGGCGACTCGGTGACAGTCTCACAGGCGGTGTACCCGCTGATGCAGGCGCTGGACATCGAGTACCTCGACATCGACCTCGCGGTCGGCGGGATGGAGCAGCGCAAAGTGCACATGCTCGCTCGCGACACGCTGCCCAGCATCGACTACGAGGCGCCGACCTGCCTGCACACGCCGCTGATCTCCGAGCTCTCGACGGGGATCGGGAAGATGTCCAACAGCACCGGCGTCTCCATCTCGCTGGAGGACAGCCGCGAGGATATCGAGGAGAAGGTCAACGGCGCGTTCTGCCCGGCCGGCGAAGTCGATCCGGAACCGACCGACGAGGGCGAGGAGCGCAACAACCCAGTCCTCGAAATCTTCGAGTACCACGTGTTCCCGCGGTTCGACGAAGTCGTCGTCGAGCGCCCCGAGGAGTACGGCGGCGATCTGGAGTACGACAGCTACGAGGAACTGGAGGCCGACTTCGCGTCGGGCGAACTCCACCCCGCCGACGCCAAGCCGACGCTCGCGGAGTACCTCGACCGCCTGATCGAGCCCGGGCGGGCGAAGCTGCGGGAGCAGCGGTCCTGA